DNA from Bacteroidales bacterium:
CGGGCATATTCGCCATAAAAGTTGAAGCCGCCATGGGCAATGTTGGCGCGCGCTGCCCAAGAGGCCACATTGTGTGGGATGGTCATTTCGTAGGTTGTCGTTTCGATCCACTGCACCGAGTCGCGCAAAAATTCGCGGTTGCGGGTATAAAAAACATTGCCTGTCTTTTCGTACTTGCTCACGAAGCTGCCGCCCAGAGAAATCTTGGTTTTTGCGTCGGCCATTCTGTCAAACATTTCGTTTAGATAGAAATCACCGTCGAAACCTTTCACGATGCCGCGGTTACCTGCTTCGTAAGGCTCCCAGAAGTAGCGCTGTGTTCCTACAAGTCCTTTTAGCATTACCCCTTTGTAGGGCGAAAAATGCGCATTAAAACCATAAAAGTTGTTGTCGTATCCGAGGGTCCATTCCTCCCAGCCGCGCAACAGCAGGCCGCTGCCAAATTGCTCATAAAAGTGGCCGGCAGTCATCTCCAGTGTTCCTACTTTGTATTTGGCAAACCAATAGGGAACGCCTACGCCTTCGTAGCGGTCGTCGAAGCCGAGCATCGGGTTCAGGTAACCCTCAAAGCGCAGCCCTGCCGAGAAGTCGCCGTTGGTGTAAATAACGTTGGAGAAGGCGTTAAGCCCAAATTTGCGGTAGTTGAGCAGCGAGTCGGTGATGCCCAGCTTGTCGTCTTCGCTGTAGTATTGGGCGTCGATTTGCACGTTACCGTTGACGTGACCATTCTGAATAAAATTCTGTGCGCGGGCGGCCAGCGTTGTCATCATCAACAAAGCCACCATAGCGCTTACGTGTAGGTTTTTCAAGATAATGTAGTTTTTGATTGGCTGTGAATGATCAGGAGCATTTAGTCGATTTTTTTACCGGCGGCTACTTTTTTCACTATTTCAATATATTGCTGTTCGTCGCCTTCCAGATAGCCGATGTGTTGCCACACCACGTCACCTTGGCCATTGAGGATAAAAGTATGGGGCGGGATGTTAACGTTCATGGCGCGTTTCAGTTCGCCATTGGGGTCGAGCAGCACATCAAATTCCCAGCTTTTACCATTTACCGTGGGCAGCACGTTTTTGCTCGAACGGGCGTTGTCGATGGAAATCGCGTACAATTTTACGCCAGTTTCGTCCACCCAGTCTTCGTACACTTCGTTGATGGCGTCGTGCTCTTTCATGCAGGGTTTGCACCAGGTAGCCCAAAAAGTGATAATTACCGGCTTGCCATCGTTCGTAATTTGTTTGGT
Protein-coding regions in this window:
- a CDS encoding TlpA disulfide reductase family protein; this encodes MKNYVFLIAALLFVTFGYSQSETKALFSLPEVNIQTVQGAPFNTKQITNDGKPVIITFWATWCKPCMKEHDAINEVYEDWVDETGVKLYAISIDNARSSKNVLPTVNGKSWEFDVLLDPNGELKRAMNVNIPPHTFILNGQGDVVWQHIGYLEGDEQQYIEIVKKVAAGKKID